A window of Daucus carota subsp. sativus chromosome 2, DH1 v3.0, whole genome shotgun sequence genomic DNA:
TCTGTTTGATTTCTTGTACATTGTGTAAATATTCGCAGAAGCACATCAAACACATTTTCATTAGGTTCGTACTGAATCAAATCAGACAAGCCAACAGCCTCCCAAACTGATCTCGCAAAAACACAATCAAAGAGCAAATGAATGCCATTTTCTTCATAATATTTAAGCAAGTTAACATGTACaaacatttttaaataaatgtgtaaatataattaatttttatttaagtatCATGTCAAAACCAACATTAATTTTTGTCGCTCTTTACATTGTATGATAATATGGCTCGTACCATATTGATCACACATGTTTGGTTTTAAAATATGTAGAGTGTTCATATTCacacaattatttatatttaattaaaatttcaaatataaaaatataaatatgaatatggATATTTACTCGCGTGTTTTTGacaatatctatattcgaaaacaaacatatataatatataaatgttcaactttatatacaaattatcaTTTCAAGTTAATACTCTACTCGCTTATAAACTTTTAGATTCggtattttcaaaataatttttatatattatttatatttttattttatttaaaataagaatGTATTTGTGTTATGATCATAAGTTACTGTGTAAGTGGATCgatatatttatgttaatctCGTCAATATAATAATCTCAAAGTATATATCTAAAAGTAAATATATCCAACGtacttgtttaaattaaaatatttgaaagtgcTACAATTAGGAATAAAGATGATCTATATACTTCTTTgaggaaaaaagaaaataaatgacCTGTGTTATTAGGCCCGCAAAGaacatatttaaaatagataGGCCCAACTTATAGTGAAATGTGTGATAACTAAAATAGAATAGGCtagctaaaattaaaaaaacccataaattagttcaaatgagGACGaaccaaaaatttatatacatacacacatatatataacaataaaaatGCTTAAATATAGTAATcctgttttattatatattcatagtaatttcataatatttccTCTTCgttagtaaatatatattttgttctgatttgatttaataaaatttggacaaatatatatctctgatgaaaattatacatatgcacacacaaaataaaagaataaatctGTTTTAGAAATCATAAGAGTAGAAGATTATGCATAAATTATgtaaatgaaattaaaaagaGATCGATCAAGTGTACCTGCAAATACAACTTATTAAACTTGACATGTAGTCTGTGGTCTGTAgacattttttatttaacttctTAATAAACATAAAAAGTACTGGTATCTGCACCTGGCAAATGGTACAAGCTAAGTATCACCAGTTGAATTTGCAGCACTGCCAGAAGGTGCATCATTCTGACCATCTCCCATGAAACCTCCCATTGTCATCGGCCCTTCAACCTCAAAACCCAGGGCAACTGAAGCAGCAATCCCCATACCTCCGGGCTGGAGTGTCCTCCTGATTACCAGGGGCTCACCTGACGGACCCTGCTTAGCTTGAAACTCTTGAAAGCGATTCAAAATAGGTGAAAAGTGGTCCAATGTAGTGGCCAAAGCCAAGTTTGTTCAGTGCTATTAACACATCCTGTGCGGTCATGGTTGTGCTCATACCCTCTCCACACCTAGTCTTGGTTTCGGCTGTCACATAGTGGATAAACTTGATCACACACTGTTGAACTGATTTCACAGCATCAGCTGATATCTCAGCCTGAATTGGGATGATCCTTCGCATCACGCCTATCACGTTTGGAGCTGGCACTAAATCTTCTATCAAGGTGCAATAGTTATAACAATAGATGGTTAGATAATAAAATGATTAACTGATCTTACATTAAATAGTGAGACTTACCATAGGATATCACTTGTTCACTGGAATTTCCGTAGCACTCAAAATTTTCTCTTTCTTCAAAAGTTCTCTTCATCTTTTCAGGCTGATTGTTTCTGCGAATGTTTGAGACAATGTATCTGAAGAGGGAGATTTATGAAAGAAAGAAATGAGACAGTGACACCAAACTAACCACCACACACTTGGCACATATTATATCAATTGAGGAGTACGTGGTTAATTTTGACAAGAGATCAAtctacaaaaaaaattcatcctTAGAACTTCTTGATTCATGCATCATTTTAAGTTAATGAGTACAAATCTGGGCAAACAGATAACTCCTGACGTATGTATTTTTTCAAGATTCAAGTCATTCTGTATAAAGAGATGAAATTTTCATCTATTTCAAATAGATAACTCATAACCTGTATGCATACGTTAATAGGTACAAAAAATTTTCATAAGTACAAACAGATAACTCTTAACGTATGCAGATAACCCTGAGGTAGACATTTTTTAAAgttgtaaatatgaaaaaagtaCCAACCGATAAACTCTATGCATATTATGAGCAAGTTAACATTTACAAACATCTTTAAATTAgcaatattatatgtaaatatgaataatttattattcgaTCTCTATGATGGATAATTAAACTATATAGACAATTATATGGCTggatattttagatattttatttattaaaatgaagTAACTTGACATTTATTCTATTTTcaattatacaaaaatattatttttaaagaaaaataaattttgtttcacTTGTTATAATCTGCATTATTACTTAGGTCAAATCACAAAAATGCTTATACTATAGACCACAATAAAATTGTACACACTAAAAATGTTAATTATTTTGAGTATGATTTTCCATAGCACTCAAAaatttttctttcttcaaaAGTTCTCTTCATCTTTTCAGGATGATTGTTTCTACAATGCACATATTATATCAGTTGAGGAGTATGTGGTTAATTTTGACAAGAGATCAATCTACATTTTAATTTAACatttatgagaaaaaaaattcatccgTCAAAACTTCTAACGTTTGCATTTTTTTTCTAGATTCAAGTCATTCAATATGAAGAGATGAAATTTTCATCTATTCCAAACAGATAACTCATAACCAGTATGTATACGTTAATAGGTAAATGAAATTTTCATCTATTTCAAACAGATAACTCATAACCAGTATGTATACGTTAATAGGTAAAAACTTTCATATGTACAAACAGATTTCATCTGTACAAACAGATAACTCTTCACGTATGCAATCTTTTCAAGGTTCAAGGTATTAGGTACAAACAAATAACTCCAGActctttaaaatttgaaatatgcttgttttaaaaataaataccaaCCAATAAACTCTATGCATATTTTAAGCAAGTAACAGGTACAAACATCTTTAAATtagcaatattatatttaaattagcaatattatgcatatattatgtatatgaaattaaaaagaGATCGATCAAGAGTACCTGCAAATACAACTTATTAAACTTGACATGTATTCTGTGGTCGGtagacatgttttatttaacttcttaATAAACATAGAAAGTACTGGTACTGCTATGGGGCTTGAGCCTATCTGCACTTGGCAAATGGTACAAGCTAAGCATCACCAGTTGAATCTGCAGCACTGCCAGAAGGTGCATCATTCTGACCATCTCCCATGAAACCTCCCATTGCCATCAGCCCTTCAACCTCAAAACCAGGTGCAAATGAAGCAGCAATCCCCATACCTCCTGGCTGGAGTGTCCTCCTGATTACCAGGGGCTCACCTGACGGACCCTGCTTAGCTTGAAACTCTTGAAAGCGATTCAAATAGGCGAAAAGTGGTCCAATGTAGTGGCCAAAGCCAAGTTTGTTTAGTGCTATTAACACATCCTGTGCGGTCATAGTTGTGCTCATCCCCTCTCCACACCTAGTCTTGGTTTCGGCTGTCACATAGCGGATAAACTTGATCACACACTGCTGAACTGATTTCACAGCATCAGCTGATATCTCACCCTGATTTGGGATGATCCTTCGCATCAAGCCTATCACGTTTGCAGCTGGCACTAAATCTTCTGTCACAGTGCAATAGTTATAACAATAGATGGTTAGATATTAAAATGATTAACTGAATCGATCTTACATTAAATAGTGTGACTTACCATAAGATATCACTTGTTTACTGGAATTTCCATAGCACTCGAAATTTTCTCTTTCTTCAAAAGTTCTCTTCATCTTTTTAGGCTGATTGTTTCTATGAATGTTTGAGACAATGTATCAGAAGAGGGGGATATATGAAAGAAAGAAATGAGATAGTGACACCGAACTAACCACCAGACAATCAGACACTTGACACATATTATATCAGTTGAGGTGTACGTGGTTAATTTTGACAAAAGATCGATCTACAAAAAAATTCATGCGTAGAACT
This region includes:
- the LOC108207552 gene encoding uncharacterized protein LOC108207552, which codes for MKRTFEERENFECYGNSSEQVISYEDLVPAPNVIGVMRRIIPIQAEISADAVKSVQQCVIKFIHYVTAETKTRCGEEFQAKQGPSGEPLVIRRTLQPGGMGIAASVALGFEVEGPMTMGGFMGDGQNDAPSGSAANSTGDT
- the LOC108207553 gene encoding nuclear transcription factor Y subunit B-9; protein product: MGIAAPGFDVEGVMTMGGSVGDDQNDAPSGSAADSAEDLVPAANVIGLMRRIIPNQGEISADAVKSVQQCVIKFIRYVTAETKTRCGEGMSTTMTAQDVLIALNKLGFGHYIGPLFAYLNRFQEFQAKQGPSGEPLVIRRTLQPGGMGIAASFAPGFEVEGLMAMGGFMGDGQNDAPSGSAADSTGDA